Genomic window (Pyrus communis chromosome 13, drPyrComm1.1, whole genome shotgun sequence):
ttAAAAGAAGTTAAAGTACAATTCCTCTGCAGATGTACCTTGATATTCTGGCACTTGAAGTAACTTTGGTGCCAAAAGCCTCATCCTAGCATAAATCTCTGGCCTCCTGCCTTGCtcataaggctcattctctacaTATCTTCGTAGAAGCACTTGAAATTGCTGAAATTGCTGTGCTAATTCGCCAGGAACGCCGGGATCAAACTGATCACGTCGTGATGCCCTTTTTTGCTCAAAATTCTTGTAGTTCCAATTAAGTGCTTCCCATGTTAAGCAAATTTGTGCAACGTAAGCAGCCTCCAGCTCATGATAAGGGTTGTGACGTACATCAGGCGGCCTTTTTGTTGCCATAGAGATTCTATGAACTATCCTTTCCGAAATTGATCTTGGACAAACTTGAATAGACTTAAGTgattctaaaataaaaatatagcaCGTATAATGTCCGCTTAAGATATTAATAAAACAAATCATtacaaaaaggaagaaaatatagctaaattaaactaaatttaaaattacctGTTTCATGGAGCTTTTGGGCACTAATTCTGTCTAAGAACATCATTTCTTCATCATACTTTTGGAAGACTGTGTAAGACTCCCATTTGGGGCAGCTTCTCCGGGACGAGGAGGAAAAAGGATCTTCAGTGGCAGAATCCCTGCAGTTAATTGAGCTTCTCCATTCAGAAGAGCTCTTAGAagttgatccaacggttgagtCACCAAAAATTTCATCCTCTTTATTGTCTTGAACTTGGAACTTCTTGTTCTTCAATTGTGATGGCCcataaacaacaaaattttcGTCACCGGATAAATGCGTCTGATCTGCCCTATTGATTTCAGTGTTGTGTTCATCACAATTATCTGTATGATCAAATAACATAAGCAATGTCAGGCTGCAGATAGTACAAGTATTAGAAGTACATCATGTGACTAGCTAGCTAAGTGTAACAAACTTTGGTGCTTGATATAATATGACATACCGTCACCATTTTTGTCACTTTTATGTGGTTCTATGGTTATCGGAGATGTGGACCACACTCGATCATTCGCGACAGAATTGAGAACTGACGCTGTTTCTTTCACTGGGATTTCCTCCACACCTTGATCGTCATATTCAGATTCTGAACCTTGTGGTGACTCATGCAAAGATTCATCTTGGCGTTCTTCAATTATTAAGCTCTCCCGTGCGCTAATGAACTGGTCttcggaattttttttttgatgatgatgcTGAAGGTTATTGTTGGGCAAAAACCTTAGTGATTCGTTGCCGCGCATGATGTCAGCCACCAGATCATGATCATTTATGGTTCTGCAGTATTGGTGACTATGAACATGAAATTgcctttcttcgtcttcttcttcgtcttcttctaattcttcttcttcctcctcctcctcctcttcttcatcCGAAAACACATAGTCTTCGCAACCATTCTGGCTTCTGCAATCCAACAAATAAATGCATACAAAAGGGTGaagatttaagtaaattaaaGAAGTAAAACACAAAAGCGAGCATGCAGTTAAGAACTTAAAACTTAAGTATATAATTAAAACCTTGGGAAAATAGGGTTGCTGCCGACAAAGTAGAagagtttgaaaagaaaaatggaggagacgtagaggaggaggaggaggaggaggaaggaggaggaagtGTTGTAGAAGAGCCTAACAAGTGCTTCCTCAGCTGAACATGGCATTTTCTTCTCCAAAAAATGAGTTTCTATGGAGCCTCTCTCGTAGTCTCTCTCCTTCACAAAGCAC
Coding sequences:
- the LOC137713862 gene encoding uncharacterized protein, giving the protein MPCSAEEALVRLFYNTSSSFLLLLLLLYVSSIFLFKLFYFVGSNPIFPRSQNGCEDYVFSDEEEEEEEEEEELEEDEEEDEERQFHVHSHQYCRTINDHDLVADIMRGNESLRFLPNNNLQHHHQKKNSEDQFISARESLIIEERQDESLHESPQGSESEYDDQGVEEIPVKETASVLNSVANDRVWSTSPITIEPHKSDKNGDDNCDEHNTEINRADQTHLSGDENFVVYGPSQLKNKKFQVQDNKEDEIFGDSTVGSTSKSSSEWRSSINCRDSATEDPFSSSSRRSCPKWESYTVFQKYDEEMMFLDRISAQKLHETESLKSIQVCPRSISERIVHRISMATKRPPDVRHNPYHELEAAYVAQICLTWEALNWNYKNFEQKRASRRDQFDPGVPGELAQQFQQFQVLLRRYVENEPYEQGRRPEIYARMRLLAPKLLQVPEYQVSEDGEHEKDEGFGSKISSAAFLMIMEDGIRTFMDFLKADKIKPCQKLASMFKRKRKGSVDPTLLHLMKKVNQKKKMKIKDLRRSHKCLRKRSLKVEEEMEILMGLIDLKLVSRVLRMTDLNAEQLHWCEAKMSKVRVLDGKRYQRDSSPLFFPAQ